A portion of the Rissa tridactyla isolate bRisTri1 chromosome 19, bRisTri1.patW.cur.20221130, whole genome shotgun sequence genome contains these proteins:
- the COASY gene encoding bifunctional coenzyme A synthase isoform X2, producing MAPFASGLLVLTAPLPVLPRRAAAALAAAAGVVAGPLYVHLQPGLRLAAPAPLPAAPPAGPALLRALAALYEAAAAQRGLDLRVLLGPGRRLARPPRVLLASAAEAPGPPGPVQLGLQHLAAAAYGCPPRLPALLLGGPGDAPDGEPPEEPGDPEEALPDFSDVAVGGTFDRLHGAHRLLLSACCLLARHRLLAGVADGDLLRHKVLAELIEPYEVRAAKLREFLEDVKPSLRYDIVPLADPYGPSITDPDLQCLVVSEETRRGGEAVNKKRLENQDPTLPSRPYVIGLTGGTGSGKTSIAKLLGQLGAFLIDADKLGHAVYVPGGPAYERVVAAFGAEIVNEDGTINRKVLGAKVFGNQERLKSLTDIVWPEMARMVKEQIREADAQGKAVCVLDAAVLLEAGWQDMVHEVWTAVIPEEEAVKRIMARDGLSEEVARGRLRSQMTNSQRVEQSQVVLCTLWEPDVTRKQVEKAWDLLQQRLSPDRGP from the exons ATGGCGCCCTTCGCTTCGGGGCTGCTGGTGCTGACGGCGCCTCTGCCCGTCCtgccccggcgggcggcggcggcgctggcggcggcggcgggggtggTGGCGGGGCCGCTGTACGTGCACCTGCAGCCGGGGCTGCGCCTGGCCgcccccgcgccgctccccgccgcgccgcccgccggccccgcgctgcTCCGCGCCCTGGCAGCGCTTtacgaggcggcggcggcgcagcggGGCCTGGACCTGCGCGTCCTGCTgggccccggccgccgcctggcccgcccgccccgcgtcCTGCTGGCCTCGGCCGCCGAggcgccggggccgccggggccggtccAGCTGGGCCTGCAGCACCTGGCCGCCGCCGCCTACGGCTGCCCGCCGCGCCTGCCCGCCCTGCTGCTGGGCGGCCCCGGGGACGCCCCCGACGGCGAACCCCCGGAGGAGCCTGGGGACCCCGAGGAAGCGCTTCCCGACTTCTCCGACGTGGCGGTCGGCGGCACCTTCGACCGCCTCCACGGCGCCCACCGGCTCCTGCTCAGCGCCTGTTGCCTCTTGGCCCGGCACCGGCTCTTGGCCGGGGTGGCCGACGGCGACCTGCTGCGCC ACAAGGTCCTGGCGGAGCTGATCGAGCCGTACGAGGTGCGAGCGGCGAAGCTGCGCGAGTTCCTGGAGGACGTGAAGCCCTCGCTGCGTTACGACATCGTGCCTCTGGCCGACCCCTACGGCCCCTCGATCACGGACCCCGACCTGCAGTGCTTGGTGGTCAGCGAGGAGACCCGCAGGGGAGGGGAGGCCGTGAACAAGAAGAGACTCGAAAAC CAAGACCCTACGTTGCCTTCGCGCCCGTACGTGATCGGCCTGACTGGAGGAACCGGGAGTGGGAAAACCTCCATCGCCaaactcctggggcagctgggagcatTCCTCATCGACGCCGACAAGCTGGGCCACGCTGTCTACGTCCCTGGTGGCCCTGCCTACGAGCGGGTGGTGGCGGCCTTTGGGGCAG AAATCGTGAATGAAGACGGGACGATTAACAGGAAAGTCCTCGGGGCCAAAGTGTTTGGAAACCAG GAGCGGCTGAAGAGTCTCACGGACATCGTGTGGCCTGAGATGGCGCGGATGGTCAAGGAGCAGATCAGGGAGGCAGATGCTCAAG GGAAGGCCGTGTGTGTGCTGGACGCTGCCGTGCTGCTGGAGGCTGGCTGGCAAGACATGGTCCACGAGGTGTGGACGGCCGTCATCCCCGAGGAGGAG GCGGTGAAGCGCATCATGGCCAGGGATGGGCTGAGCGAGGAGGTGGCTCGCGGCCGGCTGCGGAGCCAGATGACCAACAGCCAACGAGTGGAGCAGTCGCAGGTGGTGCTGTGCACGCTCTGGGAGCCGGACGTCACCCGCAAGCAG GTGGAGAAGGCCTGGGACCTCCTACAGCAGCGCCTGAGCCCGGACCGTGGCCCATGA
- the COASY gene encoding bifunctional coenzyme A synthase isoform X3, whose translation MAPFASGLLVLTAPLPVLPRRAAAALAAAAGVVAGPLYVHLQPGLRLAAPAPLPAAPPAGPALLRALAALYEAAAAQRGLDLRVLLGPGRRLARPPRVLLASAAEAPGPPGPVQLGLQHLAAAAYGCPPRLPALLLGGPGDAPDGEPPEEPGDPEEALPDFSDVAVGGTFDRLHGAHRLLLSACCLLARHRLLAGVADGDLLRHKVLAELIEPYEVRAAKLREFLEDVKPSLRYDIVPLADPYGPSITDPDLQCLVVSEETRRGGEAVNKKRLENGLPELALYEILLMKDPDHSQNEEEKISSSSLRQRLLGTLLRPPRQDPTLPSRPYVIGLTGGTGSGKTSIAKLLGQLGAFLIDADKLGHAVYVPGGPAYERVVAAFGAEIVNEDGTINRKVLGAKVFGNQERLKSLTDIVWPEMARMVKEQIREADAQGRPDSTRGRPCVCWTLPCCWRLAGKTWSTRCGRPSSPRRRR comes from the exons ATGGCGCCCTTCGCTTCGGGGCTGCTGGTGCTGACGGCGCCTCTGCCCGTCCtgccccggcgggcggcggcggcgctggcggcggcggcgggggtggTGGCGGGGCCGCTGTACGTGCACCTGCAGCCGGGGCTGCGCCTGGCCgcccccgcgccgctccccgccgcgccgcccgccggccccgcgctgcTCCGCGCCCTGGCAGCGCTTtacgaggcggcggcggcgcagcggGGCCTGGACCTGCGCGTCCTGCTgggccccggccgccgcctggcccgcccgccccgcgtcCTGCTGGCCTCGGCCGCCGAggcgccggggccgccggggccggtccAGCTGGGCCTGCAGCACCTGGCCGCCGCCGCCTACGGCTGCCCGCCGCGCCTGCCCGCCCTGCTGCTGGGCGGCCCCGGGGACGCCCCCGACGGCGAACCCCCGGAGGAGCCTGGGGACCCCGAGGAAGCGCTTCCCGACTTCTCCGACGTGGCGGTCGGCGGCACCTTCGACCGCCTCCACGGCGCCCACCGGCTCCTGCTCAGCGCCTGTTGCCTCTTGGCCCGGCACCGGCTCTTGGCCGGGGTGGCCGACGGCGACCTGCTGCGCC ACAAGGTCCTGGCGGAGCTGATCGAGCCGTACGAGGTGCGAGCGGCGAAGCTGCGCGAGTTCCTGGAGGACGTGAAGCCCTCGCTGCGTTACGACATCGTGCCTCTGGCCGACCCCTACGGCCCCTCGATCACGGACCCCGACCTGCAGTGCTTGGTGGTCAGCGAGGAGACCCGCAGGGGAGGGGAGGCCGTGAACAAGAAGAGACTCGAAAAC GGGCTCCCCGAGCTGGCTCTCTACGAGATCCTGTTGATGAAGGACCCCGACCACAGTCAGAACGAGGAGGAGAAGATCAGCTCCTccagcctccggcagaggctgCTGGGGACGTTGCTGCGGCCCCCGCGG CAAGACCCTACGTTGCCTTCGCGCCCGTACGTGATCGGCCTGACTGGAGGAACCGGGAGTGGGAAAACCTCCATCGCCaaactcctggggcagctgggagcatTCCTCATCGACGCCGACAAGCTGGGCCACGCTGTCTACGTCCCTGGTGGCCCTGCCTACGAGCGGGTGGTGGCGGCCTTTGGGGCAG AAATCGTGAATGAAGACGGGACGATTAACAGGAAAGTCCTCGGGGCCAAAGTGTTTGGAAACCAG GAGCGGCTGAAGAGTCTCACGGACATCGTGTGGCCTGAGATGGCGCGGATGGTCAAGGAGCAGATCAGGGAGGCAGATGCTCAAG GAAGGCCTGACTCTACGCGC GGAAGGCCGTGTGTGTGCTGGACGCTGCCGTGCTGCTGGAGGCTGGCTGGCAAGACATGGTCCACGAGGTGTGGACGGCCGTCATCCCCGAGGAGGAG GCGGTGA
- the COASY gene encoding bifunctional coenzyme A synthase isoform X1 yields MAPFASGLLVLTAPLPVLPRRAAAALAAAAGVVAGPLYVHLQPGLRLAAPAPLPAAPPAGPALLRALAALYEAAAAQRGLDLRVLLGPGRRLARPPRVLLASAAEAPGPPGPVQLGLQHLAAAAYGCPPRLPALLLGGPGDAPDGEPPEEPGDPEEALPDFSDVAVGGTFDRLHGAHRLLLSACCLLARHRLLAGVADGDLLRHKVLAELIEPYEVRAAKLREFLEDVKPSLRYDIVPLADPYGPSITDPDLQCLVVSEETRRGGEAVNKKRLENGLPELALYEILLMKDPDHSQNEEEKISSSSLRQRLLGTLLRPPRQDPTLPSRPYVIGLTGGTGSGKTSIAKLLGQLGAFLIDADKLGHAVYVPGGPAYERVVAAFGAEIVNEDGTINRKVLGAKVFGNQERLKSLTDIVWPEMARMVKEQIREADAQGKAVCVLDAAVLLEAGWQDMVHEVWTAVIPEEEAVKRIMARDGLSEEVARGRLRSQMTNSQRVEQSQVVLCTLWEPDVTRKQVEKAWDLLQQRLSPDRGP; encoded by the exons ATGGCGCCCTTCGCTTCGGGGCTGCTGGTGCTGACGGCGCCTCTGCCCGTCCtgccccggcgggcggcggcggcgctggcggcggcggcgggggtggTGGCGGGGCCGCTGTACGTGCACCTGCAGCCGGGGCTGCGCCTGGCCgcccccgcgccgctccccgccgcgccgcccgccggccccgcgctgcTCCGCGCCCTGGCAGCGCTTtacgaggcggcggcggcgcagcggGGCCTGGACCTGCGCGTCCTGCTgggccccggccgccgcctggcccgcccgccccgcgtcCTGCTGGCCTCGGCCGCCGAggcgccggggccgccggggccggtccAGCTGGGCCTGCAGCACCTGGCCGCCGCCGCCTACGGCTGCCCGCCGCGCCTGCCCGCCCTGCTGCTGGGCGGCCCCGGGGACGCCCCCGACGGCGAACCCCCGGAGGAGCCTGGGGACCCCGAGGAAGCGCTTCCCGACTTCTCCGACGTGGCGGTCGGCGGCACCTTCGACCGCCTCCACGGCGCCCACCGGCTCCTGCTCAGCGCCTGTTGCCTCTTGGCCCGGCACCGGCTCTTGGCCGGGGTGGCCGACGGCGACCTGCTGCGCC ACAAGGTCCTGGCGGAGCTGATCGAGCCGTACGAGGTGCGAGCGGCGAAGCTGCGCGAGTTCCTGGAGGACGTGAAGCCCTCGCTGCGTTACGACATCGTGCCTCTGGCCGACCCCTACGGCCCCTCGATCACGGACCCCGACCTGCAGTGCTTGGTGGTCAGCGAGGAGACCCGCAGGGGAGGGGAGGCCGTGAACAAGAAGAGACTCGAAAAC GGGCTCCCCGAGCTGGCTCTCTACGAGATCCTGTTGATGAAGGACCCCGACCACAGTCAGAACGAGGAGGAGAAGATCAGCTCCTccagcctccggcagaggctgCTGGGGACGTTGCTGCGGCCCCCGCGG CAAGACCCTACGTTGCCTTCGCGCCCGTACGTGATCGGCCTGACTGGAGGAACCGGGAGTGGGAAAACCTCCATCGCCaaactcctggggcagctgggagcatTCCTCATCGACGCCGACAAGCTGGGCCACGCTGTCTACGTCCCTGGTGGCCCTGCCTACGAGCGGGTGGTGGCGGCCTTTGGGGCAG AAATCGTGAATGAAGACGGGACGATTAACAGGAAAGTCCTCGGGGCCAAAGTGTTTGGAAACCAG GAGCGGCTGAAGAGTCTCACGGACATCGTGTGGCCTGAGATGGCGCGGATGGTCAAGGAGCAGATCAGGGAGGCAGATGCTCAAG GGAAGGCCGTGTGTGTGCTGGACGCTGCCGTGCTGCTGGAGGCTGGCTGGCAAGACATGGTCCACGAGGTGTGGACGGCCGTCATCCCCGAGGAGGAG GCGGTGAAGCGCATCATGGCCAGGGATGGGCTGAGCGAGGAGGTGGCTCGCGGCCGGCTGCGGAGCCAGATGACCAACAGCCAACGAGTGGAGCAGTCGCAGGTGGTGCTGTGCACGCTCTGGGAGCCGGACGTCACCCGCAAGCAG GTGGAGAAGGCCTGGGACCTCCTACAGCAGCGCCTGAGCCCGGACCGTGGCCCATGA